The Salinigranum rubrum genome contains the following window.
CGGGGTATCGTGGCACGATGGCGAACCACTCACCGCAGACGACGTGGCGTTCACGTACCGGTTACTCGCGGACACGACTCTGAACTCGAGGGGGGACGAGGAGTCTGCCCCGTTCCCGTCGCCACGATACCGCGGTCGGAGTAGCCTCGTCGCAGACGGCGAGGTCATCGACGACACGACCGTGGAAGTGCAGTTCGATGACGTAACGCCGAGTGTCGCCCGTCGGGCGTTTACGATTCCGATTCTTCCGAAGCACATCTGGCAGGACCGAACGGATCCGGCATCGCTCGCCGGCATAAATGTCGGGTCAGTCACCGACGTTCTCGTTACGAATAACATCCCACCAGTCGGGAGCGGCCCGCTCAAGTTCGTTCGAAACACACCCGAGAGGAGGTCGTTCTCGAACGGTTCGACGACCACTTCTTACATCGGGGGACGGACCGACCAGTGGTCTCCCTGACCAGGTCAGTGACGTTGCATTCGACACGCTGTCCGTACGGGTCGCCGGGTCTGACGTCACGGCTGCTGAGATGGTGGCTGATGATACCGCCGACGCGACCGGGACCCCCGTGGGAGCGGACGCTATCCCTCGTATCGGTCGCAGTCCTGACTCAGAACTTCTCATACAGCAATCTCACTCGTCGTACATCCTGGGCTATAATACGCGCAAGCAACACCTCAGTAATCCGCGATTTCGCCATACGCTCGCCAGATTGATCGATGGGGAGTATATTGCAGACACCGTCATCGATGGATACGGACAGCCCGCAGTCGGCCCGCTCTGGGGCACTGAGTGGTACCCGGCGGAACTCGAATGGGCAGAGGACAACCCTCTCGCGGGATTTCTCGGAAACGACGGGGAACTTCATACCGATCGGGTCCGGGATGCGTTCCGTGAGGCGGGGTACCGGTACGACGGCAGCAAGCTCATCGGAGGGAGAGCGTGACGCTACTACAGGTCGTGTTGCAGGTGGTAGCCGTGGTCGTCGCTCTTCACGTAATCGGGCTGTACGTTTTCACCTCCGTTCGAGACGGCCGAACTGCGCTTCGAACCGCCCGAACGAACGCTCGTCGCGTCGCCCCGGCAGCAATGGTTCTCGGCGTCGTCCTCGTCGCGAACGGCCTCATCCGGGACGCCGGCGTTCAGCTCTCTTGGCTCATCGGGATCAACATCACCAGAGACATTTATGCGGTTGAAGGGGAATTCGTCGCTACTGTACAGTCCTTTGCGACACCAGAACTGACGGCATTTTTCAGTTTCATGTACGTTTTCGGCTACGCGTTTTTGTTGACGTTTCCCGTTATCATGTACGTGTTCCACGAGGACAGAGTGCCGCTGATGACAACCATCGTGGCCTACAGTCTGAACTATGGACTGGGGCTCGTGTGCTACGTGGCGTTCATCGCTTACGGTCCACGGAATTTCATGCCTGAACTCGTCGACTCGCTCTTGTATGCGAGTTGGCCGCAGGCACAGCTTCTGACCAGCCAGGTGAACGTCAACACCAACGTTTTTCCATCCCTCCACACCTCGCTGGCGGCGACGGTTACCATCATCGCCTATCGGTTTCGGGAGCCCCACAGCCGGTGGGTACCGATCGCAGTGTTCTTCGCAACTTCAATTGGGCTCTCGACGATGTATCTCGGGATTCACTGGCTGATCGACGTCGTTGCGGGGGTGGTCGTGGCCATCATAAGCGTCGCCGCGGCGTTACGGATAACGGAAAAAAGCACGTCTGGTCCTCACCAGCTGGTCAGTCTACGGATGACGATCAACCGCTGGTTGAAGAATATCAACCGATAGAACATCATACCAAGCCGTAGTAATCATGATCGTGGAGATACCTCACTCGATGGGTTTCTTGGGTGTCTTTCGTTATTCCGAGCATCGGAGTCGTTGTCGGCTCCGCTCTGGCCGCGATTCCAGCTGTCGTCGGCGTCGTAATTGGGAAACGACTTCGTACTAATCCTCCAGCAGTGGCGTCGAGGGGTCGTCCTCGGTCTGGTTACCGTCGTCGGAATCCGATTAGTGTTGAGTGGTCTCTGAGACCGACTGCGTGCTTTCTGCCATGGAAGGCCAGCTCGGACGAGAGATGCAACACGCGTTCGAAGACGACGGAATCAACCTGGTCACGGGCACCGACTTCCAGCGCATCCGAACAGCAACGCCCGCCGGCGGGAGCGGTACGATCCAGTCGGGCGTCGCCGTCGAAACAACCGTCGAAGGCACCGAGCGGACAGTCACCGGCGACGCGCTGTTCGTCTCGACCGGTGTCCAGCCGAACAGTGAGGGCATCGGCCTGGAAGCGGTGGGGGTCGAAACGAACCCCGACGGGACGATCCACGTCAACGAACACTTCCAGACAACCAATCCCGACATCTACGCGGCTGGCGACGTGATCGGCGTGCCGGAACTGGAGACCGTCGCCGCCAAGGAAGGCAACCACGCCGTCAAGAACGCCTTCGGCAACGAGGGTGTCACCATCGACTACGACACGGTGCCAGCGGTCGTCTTCACGAGCCCTGAGGTCGCAACTGTCGGCACGACTGAGCTGGAGTACATGGAGGAACACGGGACCTGTTCGTGTCGGACCGTTCAGATGGAGGATGTCCCACGAGCGAAAGCGGTCGCAAACACAGACGGGCTCGTTCAGGTCGTGAGACACCACGAGACCGACGAGATCGTCGGGGTCCATATGGTCGGTCCCCGTGCAGCCGACATGATCATGGAAGCAACGCTAGCGGTGAAGTTCGGTCTGACAGTCGACGACATCATCGACACCGTCCACCCGTTCCCGACCTTCAGTGAGGCACTCAAACACGCCTGTCAGGCGTTCCGTCGCGATACCTCGATGATGAGCTGTTGCGTCGAGTGAATCCCCGGACGGAACCCTCGTGACATTCGGCCCTTTCCTCGTGTAATCAAACTGTATCGACGCTCGTGTGATGACATTTCAGATCCGCGACGGTGTTTTAATACAACCCCGCCTGTGCTCAAGTGAGACTCGATGCTGGAACTCTATCGGCTCCCTGGTTGTCCGTACTGTGCGAAGGTGGTGCGTATACTCGACGGGTTTGATCTGGAATACAAGACTCATAACGTCCTGCCCTTCCGGTTCCTCCGATTCGAGGTGAAATCGGTGAGTGGGCAGTCCGGTGTTCCGGTTCTCGTCGATTCCGAACATGGAATCGAGGGAATGGCCGAGAGTGACGACGTCGTCGGTTATCTCGAAAAGACGTACAGCTGACGTGGCCACCGGTTCTTGTCGAATAGTATATCCGGAGACAGCATCGGCCGGGGCGGCCTGATGATTCGAACGGAGGTCGTATTTGTCATTGCTGCGCTCACACTCGCTGGACTCTGGCACTCTCTTCGGCGTCGGAATATGGTTGTCTCTCCCGCGATAATCGCTGCGGTGATTCCGTGGTTCGTTGCTGTCGGGGCGGGCGTCGCGTTCGTCCGGTCGATGAATGGTGTCGGTTCGTCTGGCTCGTCTTTCCAAAGTCCGATGGTGTACCTAACGGTGGGTACGTTCGTCGCCACTGTCTGGCTCGTCTTCGACGTACTCGATGTTCAAGATCGGCCACGGTGGACCGCGGTCTCCGGTGGCGTCCACGAGTTTTTTCCTCAACACTCGACGCAGTCCCATTGTTATCCGTTGAGTCCTTGAGTACTATCCCCAAATCCTGCACGTCGATGGCCCGAATGCTATTATTCGGATGATATTTGGATGGAGAACCCAACAAAAATTAAGAGGAGACCAAGGTAGCCCACCCAGTTGAGGTCTCGTCGAGAATCGGCAGAGAGTGCACAGTAAGACGAGCGACTATTCTAGCGAGAATACAAAACAGCCCGGCAAGCATGATGTATCCCGGCCACCGGGAGGTGTTTTCAGTCGGACCAACGTCTCTCCCAGACACGTTCAGACGATTGTACTGTAGTATCTAACAACTTTCGAGAGGAATACGGTTCTCAGAGTATTCAGCCCAACAGCCGCTCCCGGATGGACCGAGCGTGCGGCCGTTCGGCGAGTAATACTGCCGTGTCGAGATCGTCGAGTACGGACAGCGTAAGCGATCCGCCGACGATTCGGGAGAGTAAGCCCCGTTCCGTTGCTCCGACGATCACCAGCGTTCGCCCAGTCGCTGCGTTCCCGATCGCGGTTTCAATGTCTCCTGTCTCAACCAGCAGTTCGACCTCGTCGAGTTCGTGGTCAGTAACCCATTCTTCGAGGAATTCTCGCCCCGTCGTTGAGTCGTCAGCCACATGGAGAACCGCGACATTCGCACCGACCGTCTCCTGAAGTGCCCGTGCGACCTCTGCAGACAGATCCGATGAGTGACCGCCTGCTGTCGGTAGGAGGATCTCGGTCGGATCGAATCCCCGCTCGTCGAGAACGAGAACGTCACACGGCAGCTCGTGGATCAACTCGTCGAGTCTCCCTTCGGCGCGGCCCCCAGCGAGATGCGTTCCTCGATGACCCATAATGAGTCTGTCGACGTTGTGGCTCCGAGCCGCATCAAACACCTCGTCAAGCCCTTGATGCGAGAGGATCGTCCGTGTCTCGATTGGTACCCCGAGGTCGTCGGCGTCCGCACGGGCGTCGGCAAGTAGCTGGTCTGAGGTCTCAGAAATACGCCTGCGCTGGTCGGCGGCCGCGGCCAGCGAGGTCTGGTCCGGTACTTGGATCACGTGAGTCGCGAGAAGTCGACCGCCCTCGTGCTTCGCGAGCGCTGCTGCGAGAGCGACGAGTGCGTGTTCTGTCCGGGGGTTCGATAACGCCACCATCGTCGTTGGGGCGTCTGAGTCTCTCCCCGCCCCGTTTGGTGCGACGGTGGCCGCTACGTCGACGACGGACGGGGGCAGTTCTCCCTCACGATCCAGAATGTATCGACCGAGGTGACCCTGCCTGTCTGTTTGGCGGCGTGCGTACGCGAAGTACCATACCACCGCAACGGTCACGAACACTGCCGACAGCGCCAGTTCCCGCTGGCCAACGAACGCCAGCAGTCCGACCGAGAGACCCATCCCGAGAATAGGAGTGAGAGGATACAACGGGACGGAAAACGCCGGATCGTAGTCGGGGTCGGTCTCTCGGAACACGATGAGTGCGGCGTTCATCAGCGCGTAGACGACCAGATGGAGGACACTCGCTGCTTTTGCGAGCACCTCGATGTCCTGCCCCAAGAGCGCGATGAACACGACGATCATCGCCCCAGTCAGGACGATTGACCGGTACGGTGTCGCGTACGAGGGGTGAATCTGGTTGAGCCAGTTGGTGACGATCCGGTCTCGACCCATCGCGAAGTTGATCCGCGCCGAGGCGAGGATGGAGGCGTTCGCACTGGAGGCCGTCGCCAGCAGCGCACCGAGCGTCACGACGGTGACGGCGACGCCGGCGAGTCCACCGGGGAAGGCGGCCTGAGTGGCCTGAGTGAGCGGTGCCGTCTGGCTGAGATCGGGCCACGGGACCACGCCAAGCATGATGCTCACGAGGATGGCGTAGACGACCGTCACGATGGCCACGCTCCCGATGACGGCAAGCGGCAGATTCCGCCCTGGGTTCTTCAGCTCCTCGGCGACGGTCGCGATCTTCGCGTAGCCGAGGAACGAGACGAAGATCAGCGCCGTTCCGGGGAGGATCGCGCCGTACCCGAGGGGTGCGAGCCCGCCGTCGCCGAGCAGTGTCCTGAGGTCGAATGAGAGCCATCCCTGGATCGCGAACAGCGCCAGAATCAACAGCAGGACCGTCACGATGACCGTCTGGACGCCGCCGGTCTCCTTGGCACCGATGTAGTTGACCCCGACGAAAACGACGCCGGCGAGGAGCGCCCCCACCTGGATATCCGAGAGGAAAAGGACGCTTGGAATCGGGAGCAGCGTCGTGAGGTACTGGCCGAAGCCGATGCTGTAGAACGCCGATGCGAACGCCAGCCCTATCCAATCGCCGAGGCCGGCGATCGACCCGAAGAGCGGGCCCAGGGCCCGGTTGACGTAGTAGTACCCACCGCCAGCTTTCGGCATCGCCGTCCCGAGTTCGGACACCGACAGCGCGTTGACCATCGCGATCAGCCCGCCGATCACGAACGAGACGACGACCACGGGTCCTGCAGTACTGGCTGCGACCCCTGGGAGCACGAAGATTCCGGCCCCAATCATGGTGCCGATCCCGATGGTCAGTGCCGAGATCAGTCCGAGGTCCTTTGCGAGTTCCTCGTCGCCCATCAGGTGCCCTCTACGTCGGGACGCTTCGTCCGCTGAATCGAATCCAATACGTGAGGCTGCTCCTCTGCGAGCGATAGCACGGGGAGTTCCGGATCGTTAACGAGACGTGCAGTTGTGTTGCCGGTGAGCAGACGAGCCAGTCGCCCGCTCCCCCGCGAACGAAAGATGATCACCGTCGCTTCGACCGCATCTGCCGTCTCGACGATCGTCTCGGCGACGTCAGCGCCGAACACGATTCGTGTGTCGACGATCACGCGCCCGTCGAGTCGCGACTCAAACACCGAGAGAAACTCCCGAGCGTCGTCTCGACGTTTCTCCATGGGCGCTTTGTTGACGGCACCAGGTCTCGTTTCGATCACGTGGATCAGCGTCGCCCGGTGAATCTCGTCGAGATAGGGCTCAAGCGCTGCCGCCGTCTCCACAACGTCCTCGTCATTCGCGACGGGGACGGCTACGTGCCGAAGTACAACCATTCCGTCAGCCCCCCTCGTCGAGTGCGACCGGGAAGTTGACCGGAAACCGTCCCTGGCCGTTTCCAGTTCGTGTTGTTTCGTACTGCCGTCTCACGCGGAGATTTGAAAGAATCCCGATCACTGGTCTATCTCGGGATTGGCGACTGATTTCGATGCTGACCATGTGAGCCGCTGGTTGCGAGAGAGTATAATTACTCCGGTTTAATTTGACTTTTCGTGATATATGGGGTAATAATTTCTAATTTCGAATTAGCTTGTTCCGGGATGATTTATACTGGTGACTATCTAAACCGTGAACGGTCTGAACTCTACTATCTACCTGAATGACGGAGGCAGTGCAATGATGAGTTACGACTACAATCCGGTCCCCTTCAGTCGCTTTGTTTGGAGTGGTTCCATCTACACTCACAGTAGCAGGTGAGGAATGCATTACACGGGGTGTTCTCCTCGTGGGAGGGCCAACCTACGAGATCCCCGCAAACTCGAGGAGGAATCTCACACCAGTTTGAATCACGGTCAGTGCGGTTTCGTGTGTGTGACGGAGAAGAGCCGCACTCGAGCCGATGCTTATGCCTATGAGGAGGGCTGCAAATTGGTTTCCGACCCGCTGCAGGTCGTTCATGAGCAAGAGAACAAGGAGCCCACCACCGGCGAGTGTGATTGCAATTCCGGCGGCGAATCCGAGGAGATTGAATACCGGATCCGACGCTACCGAGAGAAACGGGTACGGCAATGTGATCAGTCCGGTCCACGTCAGCAGTGTCCCCAAGAGGACGTAACCGAGGAGGAGCGGGACAATCAAAATGATGCCATTCCGTCCCAGGCGAATTGCGATCCCCGCCGCGCGCTCTAAACATTCCGCGACGCGACCCGTCCAAGTTCTAGGGGCTCCCAATTCGACATTATCGCTCCATCGGTGAGAGACGTGGAGAACTCAGCTTAGGGCTAGCCATCCACAGATGTTGAGTGTTCGAATGTTCTATCCACAACATAGCAATGCAGCCCCGCTAATCGCCGGTCAACCTGTCGAGAACTCCCCGTGCCCGCGGTCGCTCGGCGAGCAGGACGGGACACTCGATGTCGTCGACGACTTCCAAAACGAGACTACCCCTGAACAGTCGGGAGAGCAAGCCCCGTTCGGTTGCCCCGATTATTACCATCGAGCTGTCAGCGGCCGCCCGTTCAATCGCCGCCTCAACCTCGCCTGTCTCGACCCGGAGCGTGGCGTCACCGAGGCCGTGTTCCTCGGCCCACGCTTCGAGGAACGCCTCGCCCTCATCGCGTGAGTCTGCGACGTGCAGTAGGGTCACCTGTGAGCCGTACTCCCGCTGGAGAAGTTTCGCGACCTCCGCACTCAGATCGGAGTCTGGCCCGCCAGCCGTTGGGACGAGGATCTCCTCAGGCTCGAAGCCACGATCCTTCATCACCAGGAAATCACAGGGGAGGACGTCGGTCAACTCGTCGAGTGCGCTCTCCACGCGCCCGGGCGCCCCATGAGTGTTGTCTTCCCAGCCCATCACCACGAGGTCGGCCTGATGGTCGCGAGCAGCGTCGAAGATCTCCTCGAATAACCGATGGGAGAGGATCGTATGCGTTTCGACGTTGACCCCGAACGTTTCGGCGTCTCGCTTGGCCTTATCCAGTACCTTGTGGTAGTCCTCTTCGAGTTCATCAACGTGGTCGGCAGCGTACTGAAGCGCAGTCTGGTCGGGTGCGGTGACGATGTGGACCGCATCGACGGTCCCCCCGCGCTGTTTCGCAATCGCACTCGCCAACGTGATTAGATCCTTCTCGGTTCGAGGGTTCGCCAGTGGGACCATAACCCGATACTCGCCGCCATCAGGCTGGGCCTTGCTTGCTGCCGACACAGCCGTCGCCGGCATCTCGTCGGCCCGGTTGAGAATGTATTGACTCAAGATTCCTTTTTTTTCGGCCTTGTTGCGAGCATAGGCCAGATACCAGACGAGTCCCCCAACGACGAACACCAGCGAGAGGCCGATCTCGATCGGCTCCATGAACGCGATCAGTCC
Protein-coding sequences here:
- a CDS encoding ABC transporter substrate-binding protein, yielding MNLNPLSVEFRRTGALTGLLYDPLGYVFENRLTPWLAETWEFSETNPPTARVTLRDGVSWHDGEPLTADDVAFTYRLLADTTLNSRGDEESAPFPSPRYRGRSSLVADGEVIDDTTVEVQFDDVTPSVARRAFTIPILPKHIWQDRTDPASLAGINVGSVTDVLVTNNIPPVGSGPLKFVRNTPERRSFSNGSTTTSYIGGRTDQWSP
- a CDS encoding glutaredoxin domain-containing protein codes for the protein MLELYRLPGCPYCAKVVRILDGFDLEYKTHNVLPFRFLRFEVKSVSGQSGVPVLVDSEHGIEGMAESDDVVGYLEKTYS
- a CDS encoding amino acid permease, which gives rise to MGDEELAKDLGLISALTIGIGTMIGAGIFVLPGVAASTAGPVVVVSFVIGGLIAMVNALSVSELGTAMPKAGGGYYYVNRALGPLFGSIAGLGDWIGLAFASAFYSIGFGQYLTTLLPIPSVLFLSDIQVGALLAGVVFVGVNYIGAKETGGVQTVIVTVLLLILALFAIQGWLSFDLRTLLGDGGLAPLGYGAILPGTALIFVSFLGYAKIATVAEELKNPGRNLPLAVIGSVAIVTVVYAILVSIMLGVVPWPDLSQTAPLTQATQAAFPGGLAGVAVTVVTLGALLATASSANASILASARINFAMGRDRIVTNWLNQIHPSYATPYRSIVLTGAMIVVFIALLGQDIEVLAKAASVLHLVVYALMNAALIVFRETDPDYDPAFSVPLYPLTPILGMGLSVGLLAFVGQRELALSAVFVTVAVVWYFAYARRQTDRQGHLGRYILDREGELPPSVVDVAATVAPNGAGRDSDAPTTMVALSNPRTEHALVALAAALAKHEGGRLLATHVIQVPDQTSLAAAADQRRRISETSDQLLADARADADDLGVPIETRTILSHQGLDEVFDAARSHNVDRLIMGHRGTHLAGGRAEGRLDELIHELPCDVLVLDERGFDPTEILLPTAGGHSSDLSAEVARALQETVGANVAVLHVADDSTTGREFLEEWVTDHELDEVELLVETGDIETAIGNAATGRTLVIVGATERGLLSRIVGGSLTLSVLDDLDTAVLLAERPHARSIRERLLG
- a CDS encoding universal stress protein; translation: MVVLRHVAVPVANDEDVVETAAALEPYLDEIHRATLIHVIETRPGAVNKAPMEKRRDDAREFLSVFESRLDGRVIVDTRIVFGADVAETIVETADAVEATVIIFRSRGSGRLARLLTGNTTARLVNDPELPVLSLAEEQPHVLDSIQRTKRPDVEGT
- a CDS encoding phosphatase PAP2 family protein; this encodes MTLLQVVLQVVAVVVALHVIGLYVFTSVRDGRTALRTARTNARRVAPAAMVLGVVLVANGLIRDAGVQLSWLIGINITRDIYAVEGEFVATVQSFATPELTAFFSFMYVFGYAFLLTFPVIMYVFHEDRVPLMTTIVAYSLNYGLGLVCYVAFIAYGPRNFMPELVDSLLYASWPQAQLLTSQVNVNTNVFPSLHTSLAATVTIIAYRFREPHSRWVPIAVFFATSIGLSTMYLGIHWLIDVVAGVVVAIISVAAALRITEKSTSGPHQLVSLRMTINRWLKNINR
- a CDS encoding ABC transporter substrate-binding protein; translated protein: MVADDTADATGTPVGADAIPRIGRSPDSELLIQQSHSSYILGYNTRKQHLSNPRFRHTLARLIDGEYIADTVIDGYGQPAVGPLWGTEWYPAELEWAEDNPLAGFLGNDGELHTDRVRDAFREAGYRYDGSKLIGGRA